A genomic stretch from Microbacterium proteolyticum includes:
- a CDS encoding ExeM/NucH family extracellular endonuclease, which yields MPNAASRVPARRFTTALSAALGAALLGSALVPLPAFAADGPRVVINEAYLKGGSNGAFFNKKFVELYNAGDTAQDLSGWSLQYRSAGSVQAPNGANTQPLTGSIAAGGYYLIGLPGNDTSGADLPAADVTSAGLNPSGTNGQLFLANVTESLALPGGPVADSRVVDFLGYGTAASYETTAATVDGPNGTANALVRTDFVDTNDNAADFTNTTTVTPQGSGGAVTPTPTATPTATATPTVTPTPTPTVTPGVVTPIRDIQGTGATTPLEGTTVTTRGIVTAAYPSGGYNGFFLQTPGTGGSLNPSTQAASDAVFVYGSDATAKVAVGQHVEVTGTATEFSGQTQITADAAGVAVLTEQAAAVQPAAITWPKTDEERERFEGMLLAPQGDFTVTNTYTTNQYAEVGLAAGTTPLRTPTDVARPDTPEYVAAVADNRARAVVLDDGASINFLNNTNKSIPLPYVSLTAPVRVGAAATFTTPVVLDFRNNAWKFQPTQQLTVANATTVQPATFENTRTGAPEDVGGTVKISSFNVLNYFTTTAEGVGCTSTYDDREGNPITADTCPAPGPRGAANDVNLKRQQDKIVAAVNGLGADVVSLEEIENSAAFGKDRDAALSTLVGALNAALGSEQWALVPSPAVLPASEDVIRTAFIYKKHVVAPSGDSVILDDPAFDNARQPLAQAFAPLTDPDAKILAIVNHFKSKGDSRPAATGDNANGIQGAFNGDRVRQAEALGQFAAAQSAAVGTDDVFLLGDFNAYTQEDPILKLREYGFEPLEAGTGKYSYSFSGQSGSLDHVLASPSARELVTGTDIWNINAVEALALEYSRYNYNVLNFYEPTPYRSSDHDPVIVGLDLGPETTDITLLGINDFHGRIDTNTVKFAGTIEQLRAAGGEDNTLFLSNGDNIGASLFASAYFDDEPTIEVLNALDLAASATGNHEFDKGAADLTGRVADSADFPYLAANVYLNGKSMLQEYAIFDVDGVRVGVIGAVTQETAQLVSPGGIEGIEFREPVAEVNRVVAEIRDQVDVIVAEYHEGAAEGDSTGETIEQAVAAGGAFANIVNDTDAAVDAIFTGHTHQKYAWNAPIPGAEGTRPIVQTGSYGENIGEIVLTVDRQNGAVVDYTARNVPRLAAATVPNDPAQTAANSAALDAELIATYPRVAEVDQIVKLARAEADRVGAQPVGSVTADITTAFRGGSYVDGVYTGGQRDDRSKQSALGGLVADALRDTLADPLRGGAEIALVNPGGLRAELFYGEDGVITLAEANAVLPFVNNLWTTTLTGDQLRRAFEQQWGDTAGRDRDLALGVSDNVRVTYDVSRGPGQRITGIWIDGAPIDPAAEYRVGSFSFLLQGGDAFTALREGADTRDSGLIDRDGWIAYLEANPGLSPDFTARTVQVSGVPTQVSAGGDVALSVSNLDLTSLGAPANTSLSAAWGADAGAPAVEFPVVDGAARVSLGVPADAVGALALQLVAAPSGTDVTVPFQVGVLGGGDDGSGLGSGAGSGSGAGGSKGSLAVTGTEAGWMGAGLLAALGLLGLGVIARRRAVRESE from the coding sequence ATGCCCAACGCTGCTTCGCGCGTGCCCGCACGCCGTTTCACGACCGCGCTGAGCGCCGCCCTCGGCGCCGCTCTGCTCGGATCCGCCCTCGTCCCGCTCCCGGCCTTCGCCGCTGACGGCCCCCGGGTGGTGATCAACGAGGCCTACCTCAAAGGCGGAAGCAACGGCGCCTTCTTCAACAAGAAGTTCGTCGAGCTCTACAACGCCGGCGACACCGCGCAAGACCTCAGCGGATGGTCGCTGCAGTACCGCTCCGCCGGCAGTGTGCAGGCCCCGAACGGTGCGAACACCCAGCCGTTGACCGGATCGATCGCCGCCGGCGGCTACTACCTCATCGGACTGCCCGGCAATGACACCAGCGGCGCCGACCTCCCCGCCGCCGACGTCACGAGTGCGGGCCTGAACCCGTCGGGCACGAACGGCCAGCTGTTCCTCGCCAACGTGACGGAGTCGCTCGCGCTGCCCGGCGGGCCCGTCGCCGACAGTCGTGTCGTCGACTTCCTCGGCTACGGCACCGCGGCCAGCTACGAGACGACGGCGGCGACCGTGGACGGCCCCAACGGCACCGCGAACGCGCTCGTCCGCACGGACTTCGTCGACACGAACGACAACGCTGCAGACTTCACCAACACGACCACCGTGACCCCCCAGGGTTCCGGCGGCGCGGTCACGCCCACGCCCACGGCGACACCGACCGCCACGGCGACGCCGACGGTCACGCCCACTCCCACCCCGACCGTCACGCCCGGTGTCGTCACGCCGATCCGCGACATCCAGGGCACCGGTGCCACGACCCCCCTCGAAGGCACCACCGTCACCACGCGCGGAATCGTCACCGCCGCCTACCCGAGCGGGGGCTACAACGGGTTCTTCCTGCAGACCCCGGGCACGGGCGGCTCGCTGAACCCGAGCACCCAGGCCGCTTCCGATGCCGTGTTCGTGTACGGCTCGGACGCGACCGCGAAGGTCGCCGTCGGCCAGCACGTGGAGGTCACGGGCACGGCGACCGAGTTCTCGGGTCAGACGCAGATCACCGCCGACGCCGCCGGGGTCGCCGTCCTCACCGAGCAGGCCGCTGCCGTGCAGCCCGCCGCGATCACGTGGCCGAAGACCGACGAGGAGCGCGAGCGCTTCGAGGGCATGCTGCTGGCGCCGCAGGGCGATTTCACCGTCACGAACACCTACACGACGAACCAGTACGCCGAAGTCGGTCTCGCCGCGGGCACCACGCCGCTGCGCACTCCCACCGACGTGGCTCGCCCCGACACCCCGGAGTACGTCGCCGCCGTGGCCGACAACCGCGCCCGCGCGGTGGTGCTCGACGACGGCGCCTCGATCAACTTCCTGAACAACACCAACAAGAGCATCCCGCTGCCGTACGTCTCGCTCACCGCCCCGGTGCGCGTCGGAGCGGCCGCGACCTTCACGACGCCGGTGGTGCTCGACTTCCGCAATAACGCGTGGAAGTTCCAGCCGACGCAGCAGCTGACCGTCGCCAACGCGACGACCGTGCAGCCCGCGACGTTCGAGAACACCCGCACCGGTGCCCCCGAGGACGTCGGCGGCACCGTGAAGATCTCCAGCTTCAACGTGCTGAACTACTTCACCACGACCGCCGAGGGCGTCGGCTGCACCTCGACGTACGACGACCGCGAGGGCAACCCCATCACGGCCGACACGTGCCCCGCTCCGGGACCCCGCGGCGCCGCGAACGACGTCAATCTGAAGCGTCAGCAGGACAAGATCGTCGCGGCCGTCAACGGACTCGGCGCCGACGTCGTCTCGCTCGAGGAGATCGAGAACTCCGCGGCCTTCGGCAAGGACCGGGATGCCGCGCTGTCGACGCTGGTCGGAGCCCTCAACGCGGCGCTGGGTTCGGAGCAGTGGGCCCTCGTGCCCTCGCCGGCAGTCCTGCCCGCGTCGGAAGACGTCATCCGCACCGCGTTCATCTACAAGAAGCACGTCGTCGCCCCCTCCGGCGACAGCGTCATCCTCGACGACCCGGCGTTCGACAACGCCCGTCAGCCGCTCGCGCAGGCGTTCGCTCCGCTGACGGACCCGGATGCCAAGATCCTCGCGATCGTGAACCACTTCAAGTCGAAGGGCGACAGCCGACCCGCGGCCACCGGTGACAACGCCAACGGCATCCAGGGCGCCTTCAACGGCGACCGTGTGCGCCAGGCCGAGGCCCTCGGCCAGTTCGCGGCCGCGCAGTCGGCGGCCGTCGGCACCGACGACGTGTTCCTGCTCGGCGACTTCAACGCCTACACGCAGGAGGACCCGATCCTGAAGCTGCGTGAATACGGGTTCGAGCCGTTGGAGGCGGGGACCGGGAAATACTCCTACTCGTTCAGCGGACAGTCCGGGTCGCTCGACCACGTGCTGGCGTCGCCGTCGGCTCGCGAGCTGGTCACCGGCACCGACATCTGGAACATCAACGCCGTCGAGGCGCTCGCGCTGGAGTACAGCCGCTACAACTACAACGTGCTGAACTTCTACGAGCCGACGCCGTATCGTTCCAGCGATCACGACCCCGTGATCGTCGGTCTCGATCTGGGACCGGAGACGACCGACATCACCCTGCTCGGCATCAACGACTTCCACGGGCGCATCGACACCAACACGGTGAAGTTCGCAGGAACCATCGAGCAGCTGCGGGCGGCCGGCGGCGAGGACAACACCCTGTTCCTCTCCAACGGCGACAACATCGGCGCGTCGCTCTTCGCCTCGGCGTACTTCGACGACGAGCCGACCATCGAGGTGCTGAACGCGCTCGACCTGGCGGCATCCGCCACGGGCAACCACGAATTCGATAAGGGAGCCGCCGACCTCACCGGTCGCGTGGCAGACTCGGCCGATTTCCCGTACCTCGCCGCGAACGTCTACCTGAATGGGAAGTCGATGCTGCAGGAGTACGCGATCTTCGATGTCGACGGGGTGCGCGTGGGCGTCATCGGCGCCGTGACGCAGGAGACGGCGCAGCTCGTCTCGCCCGGCGGTATCGAGGGCATCGAGTTCCGCGAGCCCGTCGCCGAGGTGAACCGCGTGGTCGCCGAGATCCGTGACCAGGTCGACGTGATCGTCGCCGAGTACCACGAGGGCGCGGCCGAGGGTGACTCCACGGGCGAGACGATCGAGCAGGCGGTCGCCGCGGGCGGCGCCTTCGCGAACATCGTGAACGACACGGATGCCGCGGTCGACGCGATCTTCACGGGTCACACCCACCAGAAGTACGCGTGGAACGCTCCCATCCCGGGGGCGGAAGGCACTCGTCCGATCGTGCAGACCGGGAGCTACGGCGAGAACATCGGCGAGATCGTGCTGACCGTCGATCGGCAGAACGGCGCCGTGGTGGACTACACGGCGCGCAACGTGCCGCGCCTCGCCGCTGCCACCGTGCCGAATGACCCCGCCCAGACGGCCGCGAACAGCGCCGCGCTGGACGCTGAGCTGATCGCGACGTACCCGCGCGTGGCCGAGGTCGACCAGATCGTGAAGCTCGCTCGCGCCGAGGCCGACCGCGTCGGTGCACAGCCGGTCGGATCCGTCACCGCCGACATCACCACCGCGTTCCGCGGCGGGTCCTACGTCGACGGCGTCTACACCGGGGGTCAGCGCGACGACCGCTCGAAGCAGTCCGCGCTCGGCGGCCTCGTCGCTGACGCACTGCGCGACACCCTCGCCGATCCCCTCCGCGGGGGCGCCGAGATCGCTTTGGTCAACCCGGGCGGTCTGCGGGCCGAGCTGTTCTACGGCGAGGACGGGGTCATTACGCTGGCCGAGGCCAACGCGGTGCTGCCGTTCGTGAACAACCTGTGGACGACCACGCTGACCGGCGACCAGCTGCGCCGCGCCTTCGAGCAGCAGTGGGGCGACACCGCCGGCCGCGACCGCGACCTGGCGCTCGGCGTGTCCGACAACGTGCGCGTTACGTACGACGTGTCGCGGGGCCCGGGGCAGCGCATCACCGGCATCTGGATCGACGGGGCGCCCATCGACCCGGCCGCCGAATACCGGGTGGGCTCGTTCAGCTTCCTGCTGCAGGGCGGCGACGCCTTCACGGCGTTGCGAGAGGGCGCCGACACGCGCGACTCGGGTCTCATCGACCGCGACGGATGGATCGCCTACCTCGAGGCCAACCCCGGCCTCAGTCCCGACTTCACCGCACGGACGGTGCAGGTCTCCGGTGTTCCCACGCAGGTCTCGGCCGGCGGAGACGTCGCCCTGTCGGTCTCGAACCTCGACCTCACCTCCCTCGGCGCTCCGGCGAACACGTCGCTGTCCGCAGCGTGGGGCGCGGATGCCGGGGCCCCGGCGGTCGAGTTCCCCGTCGTCGACGGCGCCGCGAGGGTCAGTCTGGGCGTTCCGGCCGACGCCGTGGGCGCGCTCGCGTTGCAGCTCGTCGCTGCGCCCAGCGGGACCGACGTGACCGTGCCGTTCCAGGTGGGCGTGCTCGGCGGCGGTGACGATGGGTCGGGCCTCGGCTCCGGGGCGGGTTCCGGCTCGGGCGCGGGAGGTTCGAAGGGATCGCTCGCCGTGACCGGAACCGAGGCCGGGTGGATGGGTGCCGGTCTGCTGGCGGCGCTCGGGCTGCTCGGCCTCGGCGTGATCGCTCGTCGTCGGGCGGTTCGCGAGAGCGAGTGA
- a CDS encoding LacI family DNA-binding transcriptional regulator yields the protein MSGIADVARLAGVSKSTASRALTGGGYVSDGTRRRVADAAASLGYVPSTSAVSLATGRTRTIALIVPKVNRWYFGSIVEGVERSLIPQGYDVTLYVAEPGSRDRESLYSTYLARKRFDGIIAVALEPDDADLERLANIGKPVVSIGNALTGVPTLGLDNVAITRIITQHLIALGHTDIAFVGSTPPTDAPAKDVDERSIGYRNAMNDHGLAIRIRNVPSTLTITDAYAAAASFLAEPASRPTGVVAACDEVAIGVIIAARRMGISVPTELSVVGIDGHDYAEMFSLTTIEQFPQAQGVEATRLLLTMIEQTSEPVWRTVADTRLVVRASTAPPRSA from the coding sequence ATGAGCGGAATCGCCGACGTCGCGCGCCTCGCCGGAGTGTCGAAGTCAACGGCGAGCCGTGCGCTGACGGGCGGCGGCTACGTCTCCGACGGCACGCGCCGCCGCGTCGCCGACGCGGCCGCCTCACTGGGGTACGTCCCGTCGACGAGCGCGGTGAGCCTGGCCACCGGCCGCACGCGGACGATCGCCCTCATCGTGCCGAAGGTCAACCGGTGGTACTTCGGGTCGATCGTCGAGGGCGTTGAGCGATCCCTGATCCCGCAGGGGTACGACGTCACGCTGTACGTCGCGGAACCCGGCTCGCGCGACCGCGAGAGCCTGTACTCCACCTACCTCGCGCGCAAACGGTTCGATGGCATCATCGCCGTCGCGCTGGAGCCGGACGACGCCGACCTCGAGCGCCTGGCCAACATCGGCAAGCCCGTGGTGAGCATCGGCAACGCCCTGACGGGCGTCCCCACGCTCGGCCTCGACAACGTCGCCATCACCCGCATCATCACGCAGCATCTCATCGCGCTCGGTCACACCGACATCGCATTCGTCGGCAGTACGCCGCCCACCGATGCGCCCGCCAAAGACGTCGACGAGCGTTCGATCGGCTATCGCAACGCGATGAACGACCACGGACTCGCCATCCGCATCCGCAACGTCCCCTCGACACTGACCATCACCGACGCCTACGCCGCCGCGGCCTCTTTCCTGGCGGAGCCGGCATCCCGGCCGACCGGCGTGGTCGCCGCGTGCGACGAGGTCGCGATCGGGGTCATCATCGCCGCCCGCCGGATGGGCATCTCCGTGCCGACCGAGCTCAGCGTGGTGGGCATCGACGGTCACGACTACGCCGAGATGTTCTCCCTGACGACCATCGAGCAGTTCCCCCAGGCGCAGGGGGTCGAGGCCACGCGCCTGCTCCTGACGATGATCGAGCAGACGAGCGAGCCCGTGTGGCGCACCGTCGCCGACACCCGTCTCGTCGTGCGGGCATCCACCGCTCCCCCGCGGTCCGCCTGA